In Pseudomonas lutea, the genomic stretch CCCCTCTTAATTTCATACGAGACGCAGTGCGTCTTCGTTTGCTCAATTCGGCCATTGCTACGAGCGAATGGCAGGCTAGTGGACGGCGACCGGCGGGCCGCCGTCACATTACGGGCGGACCGACGCAGCCATCGCCTAGGCGCCGTGTACGGCACTCATGAATGCGCGGATCTTGTCGTGATCTTTCAGACCCCTGGATTTCTCGACCCCGCCGCTGACATCCACCGCATAGGGACGGACCTGGGCGATGGCCTGAGAGACGTTCGCCGAGGTCAGACCACCCGCGAGAATGACCGGCTTGCTAAGGCGTTTGGGGATCAGCGCCCAGTCAAAGGTCTCGCCGGTCCCGCCCGGAATACCCGCGACATAGGTGTCGAGCAGGATTCCGCAAGCGTTGGCATAAGCATCACAGCTCGCCGCGATGTCGTCGCCAGCCTGAACGCGCAGCGCCTTGATGTAAGGACGACTGTAGCCTTCGCACTGCTCCGGGGTTTCATCGCCATGAAACTGGATAAGGTCGAGGGGGATCGCGTCAAGCAGCGCATTCAATTCGGCGCGCTCGGCGTTGACGAACAGGCCGACGGTGCTGACGAAAGGCGGCAGCGCGGCGACTATCGCCTGGGCCTGCTCCACCGAAACGAAACGTGGGCTGGGTGGATAAAACACCAGCCCGATGGCGTCGGCTCCCGCGTCAACGGCGGCCAGCGCATCTTCTATGCAGGTAATCCCGCAGATCTTGCTGCGAACGGCTGACATGCACTGAGACCTCAGGCCTTGCGAAAGTCACGGATGGTAGCAAATGCCGTCAGCTGCGTCAGCCGTCCAGTTCCGTGAAGCCGGTGAGAAAATGCGGCCCGATATAGCGATCCGGTAACGGAAACTCGTCGCGGTATTCGACCTGCACCAGATACAACCCGAAAGGATGAGCTGTCACGCCGCCGGTCCGTCGCACCCTGCTCTCCAATACTTCACGCGCCCACTCGATAGGCCGCTCACCCGCACCGATGGTCATGAGCACGCCTACGATGTTGCGCACCATGTGGTGCAGGAAGGCATTGGCGCGGACATCAATGACGATCATTTTGCCGTGCCGTGTGACGCGCAAATGATGAAGCTGCTTGATCGGCGACTTGGCCTGGCACTGCCCGGCACGGAATGCGCTGAAGTCATGGGTGCCCACCAGGTACTCGGCGGCCAGCGCCATCCGGTCGGCATCCAGCGGACGGTGGTTCCAGGTGATTTCCTGCCCCAGATGAGCCGGGCGGATCTGGTCGTTGTAAATCACGTAGCGGTAGCGGCGGGCGATGGCTTTAAACCGCGCGTGAAAATGCGCGGGCATGACCTGGGCCCAGGTCACACTGATGTCATGGGGCAGATTGATGTTCGCACCCATGGTCCAGGCCTTCATGCTGCGCTCGGCCCGGGTGTCGAAATGCACCACCTGGCCGCACGCATGCACACCCGCATCGGTGCGGCCGGCACACATGAGCGAAACCGGCGAGTCAGCGACTTTCGACAGGGCATTTTCCAGCGTTTCCTGAACCGTCAGCACGCCGGTCAGCTGCCGCTGCCAACCGCTGTAGCGTGAGCCTTTGTATTCCACGCCCAATGCGATTCTGGAAAAACCTTCAGCGGCGAGTTCGGCGACCGCCGTTTCTGCCATGGTGTCTGTAGTTGCCAAGAACTTAAAGCCTGTCGATGTGCGCAAGGGCGGCCATTATACGGATCGAACAAAAAGACGCCATCGACCTGACACGCCGTTAATCCACTGCGCAATGGCGACCCCAAGCACCCGTCCGAAAACGCAAACGACCGCCGAAGCGGTCGTTTTTTCAAGCGAGTTAGCCGATCAGACGAGGCGCGATAACATGTCACGCGCTTCAGTCTTCTGACCGTCATCCCCTTCAACGACGACTTCGTCGAGAATGTCGCGAGCGCCGTCGGCGTCACCCATTTCGATATAGGCCCGGGCGAGATCCAGCTTGGTAGCAGCCTCATCGGTGCCGGACAGGAAGTCGAACTCCGGCTCGTCATCGGCCAGCAGTGCGTCTTGTTCATTGAAGCGAGGCGAATCCACCGGCGGCGCGTCAAATGGCTTGGCGATCGGTGGCTGCTCAAGGCTCTGGGACAAGCGATCGAGTTCGGCGTTGACGTCGTCGATTTCGGAAGCGAACGCTTGCGAGGCCTGATCGGTTTCCATTTCATCGGCCAGCGACAGGTCGAAATCCGCCGGCAAGTCGATGTCGTCTGCAGCGTCGGCCTTTGTGGCGCCCGGCTCTGCGGAAGGCACCGCCGGCGACGGATCTCGCAGATCGTCTTCCATGCCCAGCAGGTAATCGTCCTCGGCCTTCAGCGCTGGCTGATCCTCGGACAAGTCGAGGTCAAAATCGTCCAGATCTGCAGGCTTGGCGTCCGTTGAAACCGCCTGCTGCTCACGCAGAATGGCGTCGAAATCCAGATCGTCAGCGGCCGAACCGGCGAAGGGCGCGTCCAGGTCCAGATCGTCGAGCGTTGCGTCTTCCTGCGCCACGGCACGGTTGGACGCGGTGGGCGTCGACTCGCCGTCCAGGTCATCCAGGCTCAGGTCGAAAGCGTTGTCGAATTCTTCGTCCAGCGGCACTTCGGTATGTGGCTGAGGTTGAGCGGCCACTTCAGGTTCGTCGTGCAACAGGTCTTCGACGTACTTGGCGTCCATCTCCGACGCCAGAACCGCTGCTGCGGCCACTCCGGCAACGGCAGCTGCCGCAGCGGCCATCGACGGATACCGGGATTTCAGTTCTTCGACTTCAGCGTGGTTCTTTCCCGTGGCAATCAGTTGCCGCTCCTGCGCGACGAACCCGGCGGTGTTGTCTTGCTCGGCATAGACCTCCATGAGTTTGAGGCGCAAATCACTGCGCTCAGGCTCATGCTTGATGGCGTCTTCAAGCACCGCGACCGCCTGATTGGTGCGGCCATAGGCAATGTGGATTTCAGCCTGAACGAGCGCGTCAGCCGGATGTTCGCGGACCGGCTCGGTGACGGTCGGCGCCGGCGGCATCTTTGCATGGGGTGCCGGCGTCTCGAGCCCTTCGAAACTGCTGGGCGGCATGTCCATGTCAGAAGCGAAGTCGGACTCTTCAGACAGAGCGCGGGCCATCTGGCGGTGTTTTTCAGCCTCGATCAGCGCATTGCGACGACGCGCCAACAACAGCAGAAGCAACAGCAATACCAGCAGCGCCCCTCCGCCAATGATGCCCATCAGCATCGGGCTGGAGAGGATCTTGTCGAGCGCGCTGCGGTTGTCTTCATCGACCACAGGCTCAGCCGGAACAATCAACGGCTGATCAGGCGTCGCGCTGGTGACAGCTGCGCCGTCTACCGGCAACGCGTCTTCCGGTGCGATTTCGTTGGGGGCCTTGCCGGCAGCATCCGGGGCAGCAGCGTTCGGCACCACCTCAGCCTGCATCGCCGGGTTGGCAGCATTGTTGGGGTTGGTGACGCTATTGGGGCTGACCGCAGGGTTGGCGGGATTTGCCGCGTTGGCAGGATCGACGGGCGGCGGGATCGCGGCACCCGAGGCCTGCATCTTCGCCAACTGGTCATTCTTGAGCTGAATCAGACGCTGCAGCTTGTCGACCTGGCTTTGCAGGTCGGTCATGCGGCTTTTCAGCTCAGCGTTGTCGCGACGGGTGCTGTCGAGGCTTTCCTGGGTCGTCGCCAGCTGGGTACTGACATCGGCATTGTCGCTGGCGGCGCCTTTTGCGCCAGGCTTGGCGTTGGCCGAGACAAGACTGAGGCTGTCCTTGGCGTCGATCTGCGAAGGCGAAGGGCCGGTACGGTCGCGACGGGTCGCATCTACCTGCCGGGCGCCGCTCGGCAGGCGCCGGCCTTCTCGCCAGGCGCGATTCTGCTCGGCGACCTCGGCAACCGCACGGGGCTGAGCCAGTGCCGTTGATTCCTGAGGCGACGGCAGACGCAACACCTGGCCCTTTTTCAGGCGGTTGATATTGCCGGCAATAAACGCATCGGGGTTCAACGCCTGAATCGCCAGCATGGTCTGCTGCACAGTGCCGCCATTCTTAACGCGCTCGGCGATTTCCCATAGCGTGTCGTTGTTGGCGGTGGTGTATTGAGTGAATTTCGGCTCAGGCGCGGGTGCGGGCGTCGAAGGTGCGGGTGCCGGTGCTGGAGCTTCAGCAGCAGGCGCTGTCGCCGGCGCGGCGTTCGGCGCCGTAGAGGGCAGCTGTGCCGAGCCCGCAGCGGCGGCCGCAGCGGCTTGCGGGGAGAATTTCGGCGGATCCAGCAACAGGCTGTATTCACGCAGCGCTCGGCCGTTGGGCCAGAGCACCTGAACCAGGAACTTCACATAGGGATCGCGGATGGGTTTGGTGGAAGTAATGCGCAGAACGCTTTTGCCACCGGGATTGACCACCGGAGTGAAGGTCAAGTCATCGAGTATCGCCACACGACCAACGCCCGCCTGGGCGAACTCTGCAGAGGTCGCCAGGCTCGGCACCACCTGCGAGGCACTCAGGTCCTGGACTTCCGTGAGCTCGATCTCGGCCAACAGCGGTTGATTCAGGGTCGACTTCACGGTCAGACCGCCGAGGCCGAGCGCTTGGGCCATTCCAGATGACAGCGCCGACGCCGCAGCGATTGCTAAAACGAGTTTACGAACCTGAACCATAGCCCATCCCTTGTTTGAAATTTCCCCGGCAATCGCGAAGATAATGCCTGCTCGGGTGTAGGGCGTATCGACACGCCGCAGCTAGAATGATTCTTCGAATTGTGGGCAAGTATCTTTTACACAACGTCTTTTATCAACAACTCAGCCACCTGCACAGCGTTCAGCGCTGCGCCTTTGCGCACATTATCCAACGTAACCCAGAAATTCAGCTCGCAACTGTCGTCGACACCTAGGCGCAGACGTCCTACATAGACAGCATCCTGTCCAACCGCATCGCCCACCGGCGTCGGATAATCACCTGCATCCACCAGTTCGATGCCTTCGGCGCTTTCAAGGGCGCGACTCACCGCCGCGACCTCCACCGCTTCGCTCGTCTGCACCGACACGCTCAGACTGTCGCCGAAGAACACCGGCACCTGGATGCAACTGACGCCGATCTTGATTAAAGGCAGCGACAGCAACTCGCGCAACTCGCTGACCAAACGTTTTTCCAGGGGCACGTGACCTTCGTCATCAGGCTTGCCCACTTGGGCCAGCACGTTGAACGCCATTTGCCGGTCGAACACTCGGGGCTCCAGCGGACGCACATTGAGCAATTCTGCGGTTTGTCGGGCCAGTTCAGTGACCCCTTCGCGGCCCATGCTCGAGACTGCCAGGCAGGCCGTTACCGTGACCCGCTCGATGTTCATCAGCGATCGCAGCGGAGCCAGCACCAACGCAAGCGCTGCAGCGCTGGAACTTGGGCAGGCAACCTGAGCCGGCGCGGCCAGAGCACTCAAGCTGGCGCCGTTGACTTCGGGAATTACGTTGGGAGCCTGCTCGACCGGCAAGCCAGCGGACAAGTCGATGACCGCACAGCCTGCTGCAGTGGCGCGCTCGGCATAGCTGCGCGTAACTGCGGCGCCCGCGGCAAAGAACGCAATCTTCGCGTTGTTGAAATCAAATGCGTCGACCTCGCGCACCCGAACATTCTTGCCTCGGTACGGCACAGAGCTGCCGGCCGATTCGGCGCTGGCGAGCAAATGCAATGCGCCAACCGGGAAGTCGCGCTCTTCGAGGATCTGCACGATGGTTTCGCCGACAGTACCGGTGGCGCCGATCACGGCGATATCAAAGGACTGACTCATGGAAAAACCTCAGGAAAAAACGGGGGGCGGCACTGTAACCGCGCCGCGCAGGCCAGGCAATTGGCGGAGCGTGCAGCGTCCAACGGCAAAGCGGACTTCAGGGTTCGAGACCGATGCGGAAGAATTCGCCTGCGCTCCACACACCCAGCCAGCGCTCGCCGTCGATTTCACGGGTGACGGCCAGATCCACCAACTGATAGAAAACATTGCGATGCACCAACGCTTCGAGGTTGTTGCGCACATGGAGATAAGGTGAAGGTTCATGGGTGTGCGGGTCGATCACGACGCGCAGTGGATGCTCGGGCCCGGCTGCCACCTCGTCCTCGACGTTGGTGGTGAATCGAAGAACCTGCGACTCCCCGGCGCCTTCAGTGCTCAGCAGCACCGCAACAAAGGGTGCGTCGTCGACCTTGATGCCGACCTTTTCTACCGGGGTGATCAGAAAATATTCATCCCCGTCTCGGCGGATGATGGTGGAAAACAACCGGACCATGGGCTTGCGACCGATAGGCGTACCCAGATAGAACCAAGTGCCGTCGCGGGCGATGCGCATGTCGATGTCGCCGCAAAACGCCGGGTTCCACAAATGCACAGGCGGCAAGCCCTTGCCGCCCGTGGCAATCTGCGCCAGCAAATCGTTGGCTTTGTCCTCGCCAGTCATACACCCCTCCTCAGCGGGCTTCCACGCCCAACAAACTCCGAGCGTAAGCTTCCATAGGGGGTCCTAGCAAATCTTCGGGTTTGGTGTCGTACAACGTCAGCAAACCACCGCGGCTGTGGATGCGAGCCGAGTCGATCAGATAGCGGGTATTGGTCTCGATCAGCATCAGCTGGATGACGCCATTGTCGATGCCCAGACGATCCACGGCTTCCTGATCAGACCATTCATCGAAAGTACCAATGCGGTCGTCCGCCTTGGCAAACCGCGTATACAACAAGTAGTGCGCACCGGCAGAGCGGGCTTCGTTCATCGCGTCGTCCAGACCTTCCGGGGCGCGAGCGCGGCGGACCATCGGGAAATACTCGACAAAGCCGTTGAACGCTTCTTCAGCCACAACGTTGGGGCGCGGGTATGCGCCACCGCGCGGGACGAACGCGCCCTGGGCAATGTAGATGAACGAGTCGGGTTGCAGACGAAAGTTGTTCAACCGGCGGGTTGAGCTGTGATCCAGCAGCCCGGCGTCACTGAGCTCGTCGTGAGCGCCTTGTGCCAGATCGCTGACGTGCATGCAGCCACTCAACGCCAGTAGAGCCAGCAGTAAAACCAGGCTACGCATTATTTCCTCCAAAGTCCGGCGACGGAAAACCGGCGAATGGCCAGTTAATGCAGCTTTTGCGCCACATCGACCGGGGAGGAAACTTTGCTTGTTGAAGGCGGTGCCCTGGACAGATTCTTACTCTGCCGCGGAGGCAGGCTTGGCTTCGGGCG encodes the following:
- a CDS encoding phosphoribosylanthranilate isomerase, whose product is MSAVRSKICGITCIEDALAAVDAGADAIGLVFYPPSPRFVSVEQAQAIVAALPPFVSTVGLFVNAERAELNALLDAIPLDLIQFHGDETPEQCEGYSRPYIKALRVQAGDDIAASCDAYANACGILLDTYVAGIPGGTGETFDWALIPKRLSKPVILAGGLTSANVSQAIAQVRPYAVDVSGGVEKSRGLKDHDKIRAFMSAVHGA
- the truA gene encoding tRNA pseudouridine(38-40) synthase TruA; translated protein: MAETAVAELAAEGFSRIALGVEYKGSRYSGWQRQLTGVLTVQETLENALSKVADSPVSLMCAGRTDAGVHACGQVVHFDTRAERSMKAWTMGANINLPHDISVTWAQVMPAHFHARFKAIARRYRYVIYNDQIRPAHLGQEITWNHRPLDADRMALAAEYLVGTHDFSAFRAGQCQAKSPIKQLHHLRVTRHGKMIVIDVRANAFLHHMVRNIVGVLMTIGAGERPIEWAREVLESRVRRTGGVTAHPFGLYLVQVEYRDEFPLPDRYIGPHFLTGFTELDG
- a CDS encoding FimV/HubP family polar landmark protein yields the protein MVQVRKLVLAIAAASALSSGMAQALGLGGLTVKSTLNQPLLAEIELTEVQDLSASQVVPSLATSAEFAQAGVGRVAILDDLTFTPVVNPGGKSVLRITSTKPIRDPYVKFLVQVLWPNGRALREYSLLLDPPKFSPQAAAAAAAGSAQLPSTAPNAAPATAPAAEAPAPAPAPSTPAPAPEPKFTQYTTANNDTLWEIAERVKNGGTVQQTMLAIQALNPDAFIAGNINRLKKGQVLRLPSPQESTALAQPRAVAEVAEQNRAWREGRRLPSGARQVDATRRDRTGPSPSQIDAKDSLSLVSANAKPGAKGAASDNADVSTQLATTQESLDSTRRDNAELKSRMTDLQSQVDKLQRLIQLKNDQLAKMQASGAAIPPPVDPANAANPANPAVSPNSVTNPNNAANPAMQAEVVPNAAAPDAAGKAPNEIAPEDALPVDGAAVTSATPDQPLIVPAEPVVDEDNRSALDKILSSPMLMGIIGGGALLVLLLLLLLLARRRNALIEAEKHRQMARALSEESDFASDMDMPPSSFEGLETPAPHAKMPPAPTVTEPVREHPADALVQAEIHIAYGRTNQAVAVLEDAIKHEPERSDLRLKLMEVYAEQDNTAGFVAQERQLIATGKNHAEVEELKSRYPSMAAAAAAVAGVAAAAVLASEMDAKYVEDLLHDEPEVAAQPQPHTEVPLDEEFDNAFDLSLDDLDGESTPTASNRAVAQEDATLDDLDLDAPFAGSAADDLDFDAILREQQAVSTDAKPADLDDFDLDLSEDQPALKAEDDYLLGMEDDLRDPSPAVPSAEPGATKADAADDIDLPADFDLSLADEMETDQASQAFASEIDDVNAELDRLSQSLEQPPIAKPFDAPPVDSPRFNEQDALLADDEPEFDFLSGTDEAATKLDLARAYIEMGDADGARDILDEVVVEGDDGQKTEARDMLSRLV
- a CDS encoding aspartate-semialdehyde dehydrogenase; its protein translation is MSQSFDIAVIGATGTVGETIVQILEERDFPVGALHLLASAESAGSSVPYRGKNVRVREVDAFDFNNAKIAFFAAGAAVTRSYAERATAAGCAVIDLSAGLPVEQAPNVIPEVNGASLSALAAPAQVACPSSSAAALALVLAPLRSLMNIERVTVTACLAVSSMGREGVTELARQTAELLNVRPLEPRVFDRQMAFNVLAQVGKPDDEGHVPLEKRLVSELRELLSLPLIKIGVSCIQVPVFFGDSLSVSVQTSEAVEVAAVSRALESAEGIELVDAGDYPTPVGDAVGQDAVYVGRLRLGVDDSCELNFWVTLDNVRKGAALNAVQVAELLIKDVV
- a CDS encoding DUF1285 domain-containing protein; the protein is MTGEDKANDLLAQIATGGKGLPPVHLWNPAFCGDIDMRIARDGTWFYLGTPIGRKPMVRLFSTIIRRDGDEYFLITPVEKVGIKVDDAPFVAVLLSTEGAGESQVLRFTTNVEDEVAAGPEHPLRVVIDPHTHEPSPYLHVRNNLEALVHRNVFYQLVDLAVTREIDGERWLGVWSAGEFFRIGLEP
- a CDS encoding DUF4823 domain-containing protein, with protein sequence MRSLVLLLALLALSGCMHVSDLAQGAHDELSDAGLLDHSSTRRLNNFRLQPDSFIYIAQGAFVPRGGAYPRPNVVAEEAFNGFVEYFPMVRRARAPEGLDDAMNEARSAGAHYLLYTRFAKADDRIGTFDEWSDQEAVDRLGIDNGVIQLMLIETNTRYLIDSARIHSRGGLLTLYDTKPEDLLGPPMEAYARSLLGVEAR